The Brassica oleracea var. oleracea cultivar TO1000 chromosome C6, BOL, whole genome shotgun sequence genome includes a region encoding these proteins:
- the LOC106299022 gene encoding NAC domain-containing protein 30 — protein MDNIMHMPPGFRFHPTEEELVGYYLDRKINSMKSALDVIVEIDLYKMEPWDIQARCTLGYEEQNEWYFFSHKDRKYPTGTRTNRATAAGFWKATGRDKAVLSKNNVIGMRKTLVYYKGRAPNGRKSDWIMHEYRLQNSEVAPVQEEGWVVCRAFRKPIPNQRPLGYEPWQNQLYHVDSSNNYSSSATMNSSHHIGASSSSHNLSQMLMSNNHYNGNNVSSSMHQYANIALPQLDSPSLSPSLGTNKDQNEGFEQEEEKSFNCVDWRTLDSLLETQVTHPQNPNALMSSFETQSYNPAQNFPSMHQNYSHEVETNIHDSLGCFPDS, from the exons ATGGATAACATAATGCATATGCCACCAGGATTCCGGTTTCACCCGACAGAGGAAGAACTCGTCGGTTATTACCTAGATAGGAAGATCAATTCAATGAAAAGTGCTTTAGACGTCATTGTAGAGATTGATCTCTACAAAATGGAGCCATGGGATATTCAAG CGAGATGCACCCTAGGGTATGAAGAGCAAAATGAGTGGTACTTCTTTAGCCACAAGGACAGGAAGTACCCGACCGGGACTAGGACCAATAGAGCCACGGCCGCTGGGTTCTGGAAGGCCACCGGCAGAGACAAGGCGGTTCTTTCAAAGAACAATGTTATAGGAATGCGGAAGACACTTGTCTACTACAAAGGTCGAGCTCCTAATGGAAGAAAATCGGACTGGATCATGCACGAATACCGTCTCCAAAACTCTGAGGTTGCCCCGGTTCAG GAGGAAGGTTGGGTCGTGTGTCGAGCATTTAGGAAGCCGATTCCAAACCAGAGGCCACTAGGGTACGAGCCATGGCAGAACCAGCTCTACCACGTTGATAGTAGTAACAACTACTCATCTTCAGCGACAATGAACTCGAGTCATCATATCGGTGCCTCTTCATCGAGCCATAACCTTAGCCAAATGCTCATGAGCAACAACCACTACAATGGCAATAATGTATCCTCATCGATGCATCAATATGCCAATATCGCGCTCCCTCAGCTGGACAGCCCGAGCTTATCACCGAGTCTAGGGACGAATAAAGATCAGAACGAGGGATTCGAGCAAGAAGAAGAGAAGAGCTTCAACTGTGTAGACTGGAGAACACTAGATAGCTTGCTTGAGACACAAGTCACACATCCACAAAACCCTAATGCCCTAATGTCTTCGTTCGAAACGCAGTCGTATAATCCGGCTCAGAACTTCCCTTCCATGCATCAAAACTATAGTCATGAGGTTGAAACAAATATTCATGATTCTCTTGGATGCTTCCCTGACTCGTAA
- the LOC106296999 gene encoding uncharacterized membrane protein At4g09580-like: MALTRNLIRDEELGAMSDDDDSPSGKRSKLDRFPLSRWELAVSLGVFLVFSSGLFCIYMTMPAAEFVKLKLPRSISDLRLLKDNLADYANEYPAQFVLGYCATYIFMQTFMIPGTIFMSLLAGALFGVIKGVVLVVFNATAGATSCFFLSKLIGRPLITWLWPDKLRFFQAEIGKRRDKLLNYMLFLRITPTLPNLFINLASPIVDVPFHIFFLATLVGLIPAAYITVRAGLAIGDLKSVKDLYDFKTLSVLFLIGFISILPTILKRKKIYE, encoded by the exons ATGGCTCTCACACGGAATCTAATCAGAGACGAAGAGCTCGGAGCGATGTCAGACGACGACGATTCGCCCTCGGGAAAGCGATCTAAACTCGATCGGTTCCCTCTTAGCCGATGGGAACTCGCGGTGTCTCTCGGCGTCTTCCTCGTCTTCTCCTCTGGTCTCTTCTGCATCTACATGACAATGCCCGCTGCTGAATTCGTCAAGCTCAAGCTCCCAAGAAGCATCTCTGATCTCCGCTTGCTCAA AGACAATCTTGCAGACTATGCGAATGAGTACCCGGCGCAGTTCGTTTTAGGGTATTGCGCGACCTACATTTTCATGCAGACGTTCATGATTCCAGGGACTATCTTTATGTCGCTTTTAGCTGGAGCTCTCTTTGGGGTTATCAAAGGTGTTGTCTTGGTTGTTTTCAACGCAACCGCAGGAGCTACTTCTTGTTTCTTTCTGTCTAAGTTGATTGGCCGGCCGTTGATTACTTGGTTGTGGCCTGATAAGTTGAGATTCTTTCAGGCTGAG ATTGGTAAGCGTAGAGATAAGCTTCTTAACTATATGTTGTTTCTGAGGATAACACCAACACTGCCAAATCTGTTTATCAATTTGGCTTCACCAATAGTAGATGTGCCTTTTCATATCTTCTTTTTGGCGACATTGGTCGGTCTCATTCCCGCTGCTTACATAACCGTCAGA GCTGGACTTGCCATTGGAGATCTCAAATCGGTGAAGGACTTGTATGATTTCAAGACGTTGTCGGTGCTCTTCCTCATTGGGTTTATCTCCATACTTCCAACAATACTGAAAAGAAAGAAGATATACGAGTAA
- the LOC106297000 gene encoding subtilisin-like protease SBT3.3, translated as MSQLKIDINGKSSRNAYFTFAPPTRRIYLKLIVFSFFLSLLALIMADSTSSSTSEANVHIIYTEKPTNEEPKDYHLRTLSSVLGSDKAAKDALVYSYKEAASGFSAKLTPAQVAKISKKPGVIQVVSSQTYQLPKPVGGNFKLT; from the exons ATGAGTCAACTTAAAATTGATATAAATGGTAAAAGTTCACGTAACGCATATTTCACATTTGCGCCTCCAACAAGAAGAATCTACCTAAAACTCATCGTCTTCTCCTTCTTCTTATCACTCCTTGCTCTGATCATGGCTGACTCTACCAGTTCATCAACGTCCGAAGCAAATGTTCACATCATCTACACCGAGAAGCCTACAAATGAGGAACCTAAAGACTATCATCTCCGTACCCTCTCCTCCGTTCTTGGCAG TGACAAAGCTGCAAAGGACGCTCTGGTTTACAGCTACAAGGAAGCTGCCTCTGGTTTCTCAGCTAAGCTCACCCCTGCGCAAGTTGCCAAAATCTCCA AAAAACCAGGTGTGATTCAAGTTGTGTCGAGCCAGACCTACCAGTTGCCCAAACCTGTTGGTGGTAATTTCAAGTTGACCTAA